A genomic segment from Candidatus Hydrogenedentota bacterium encodes:
- a CDS encoding cold-shock protein produces the protein MASGTVKWFNDEKGYGFITPDDGGEDLFVHHSNISMNGFRSLKDGQKVTYEPGQGRKGMEATKVMPA, from the coding sequence ATGGCAAGTGGTACAGTAAAGTGGTTCAATGATGAGAAGGGGTATGGATTCATTACTCCGGATGATGGGGGCGAAGATTTGTTCGTCCATCATTCCAACATATCCATGAATGGCTTCCGGTCATTGAAGGACGGCCAAAAAGTGACCTACGAGCCTGGTCAGGGCCGGAAGGGCATGGAAGCGACCAAGGTGATGCCCGCGTAA